ATGTACAGTCTTTGCCTATGAGTTGGAGAATTACTTGAAGTCAAAAGGCTTATATGATGGGGTACAATCTCGAATCACTATTTCTAATACATTGGATAGAATAAAGAGAAAAATGAAAATTGGAGGGGTGGATTTCACTGCCAATCATGTTTTTATTGTGGAGCTGTTAGGTGGTAAAATATATGATAATGGCGATTGGCAAGAGGGGTTCGGGATTATTGAGGTTGGTTTTGAAACAGAAGCCGAGGCAAAAGCGGTGTATGAAAAAGCTAAGATGACATGTAAAAAGTACACGATGAATATACCTATTTATTGCCCTCCTTTCCGATGCGTGCAGGTTGGAAAGAGTGTTCTTTTTGTTTATTCGATTAACGTGAATATGGATGAATATAGGGATATGGCCGAGACCTGGCAACCGAAGAAGAAATGATTTTATTTATATATGGTAAAAGAAAAGAGGATTGATTTTATTATCAATCCTCTTTTTTTTATTGGTAATGTAATTATTTTGCGTAGTTTATAGCGCGTGTTTCTCGAATCACCGTGACTTTCACCTGTCCGGGGTAGGTCATTTCATCCTGAATCTTTTTAGCGATCTCGTATGAAATTTTCTCTGCCTCCGTGTCAGATACCTTTTCACTACCAACGACTACCCGTAATTCGCGGCCTGCTTGGATGGCGTAGGTCTTGACCACTCCATTATAAGAAAGTGCAAGGTCTTCCATCTCTTTCAGTCGTTTGATGTATGACTCAACTACTTCCCGTCTTGCTCCCGGACGTGCGCCTGAGATGGCATCACAAGCCTGAACGATCGGGGCGATCATCGTTGTCATTTCAATTTCTTCGTGGTGAGCACCGATAGCGTTGCAAATATCCGGTTTCTCCTTGTATTTTTCTGCTAGGCGCATACCGAGGATTGCGTGCGGTAATTCCGGTTCGTCATCGGGCACTTTACCTATGTCATGCAATAATCCGGCACGTTTTGCTTTCTTCACGTTCAAGCCTAATTCTGCGGCCATGATGGCACAGAGGTTGGCTGTTTCGCGAGCGTGTTGTAACAAGTTCTGCCCGTAAGAAGAACGGTATTTCATTTTGCCGACCAACCGGATTAATTCCGGGTGCAACCCGTGAATACCCAAGTCGATGGTGGTGCGTTTTCCAGTCTCGACGATCTCTTCCTCGATTTGTTTTTTCACCTTGTTTACGACTTCCTCAATCCGTGCCGGGTGAATACGTCCGTCGGTAACTAATTGGTGAAGTGAAAGGCGAGCGATTTCTCGTCTTACCGGGTCAAATCCGGAGAGAACAATTGCCTCCGGGGTATCGTCCACGATGATTTCAACACCAGTGGCTGCTTCCAGCGCCCGGATGTTACGTCCTTCCCGTCCGATGATACGTCCCTTGATTTCATCCGAATCAATATGGAATATAGATACGGCATTTTCGGTAGCGGTTTCCGTGGCCACCCGTTGGATGGTTTTTACTACGATCTTTTTCGCTTCCATGTTTGCCGTCATTTTTGCCTCTTCCATAATCTCGTTCACGTATGACATCGCTTCGGTTTCGGCCTCGTCTTTCAAAGAACTGATGAGTTTTTCCTTTGCCTGATCGGCAGACATCCCGGAAATGGCTTCCAATTGCTCGATTTGTTGTTTTTTGAATTTATCCAGTTCGGCGTGTTTCTTTTCCAGTAATTCTTTTTGGGCCTCTAGCGTCTCCTGTTGTGTCTCCGCGTCTTTGATCTTGCGTTGACATTCTTCCATTTTACGAGCCAATTCGGCATCTTTTTGTTTTAGCTTATTTTCCGCGAGAAGGATTTTGCTATTGCGGGCATTCACTTGTTTTTCGTGTTCGGCCTTTATCTGCAGGAATTTCTCCTTTGCTTGCAAAATCTTGTCTTTTTTAATTACTTCCGCCTCTGCTTCCGCTTCCTTGATGATGTTTTTGCTCCTGTATTTCAAGGTCATGTTGATTAGCAGGTATCCTAGAACGAATCCCACTATCAGAGCAATAACACCGGTAATTATTATTGTTATCATATTCGTAACTTGAATTTATAGTTATATAATATATTTTGGTGTTTTTTGTTTATACAAAAAACCCGCATCATTTCTTCTTTAAAAAACCCCTGTTAGACACGGGTAGAGCTGCCGTCAGATTCAAACTTCCACCGTCCCGAAGGAACCCCGAAGGGTTGAGGCCTGTCTTTGGCTAACTAAGCTTCACTCTAATTGGTTAAGTGTTGAGTTTTCCAGTTAAATACGAAATAATGCGGGTATATCTATTTCCTTTTCAAAGAACTCTTTCTTTTTTACTCTTTCACAACTTCGTCGAGCCTGCTACTAATCTTCTTCACCTCGTCCAATACCGGCTCCACGTCGTTTCGCCTTTCAGCCTCCAGCATCTTTACCGTGAATTGTAACGCGGTAACAGCTAGAAAATCAACGGGATCAGCAGTTGCGTACTTTTCCCTATATTTTGCAATCTTACTATTAATCAGCTGTGCAGCTTTCCTGATCTCCTCTTCTTCCTCTCTCTCTATGGTCAGAACGCAGGGCCTACCGGCTATATTTAGCGTAATAGTAAGTTTATCATTCATATTTAATTATTCAAAAGAGCAATACATTTATCAATCTCCCGCACAAGTTGGCTTATTCTATTTTTGGCCTCGGAACTTCCTTCTCCGGTCGAGATAGCAGCAGCCACCTTCAATGTCTTGATTTCTTCATGTAATTTCATGTTCTCACTTTTCATCCGCTCGATTTGAATCCTGAGTTCTTTCATCTCTGAATCCATCTCTCTGTTTTTGTCCAGTGAGGATATATATAGTTTTATCAGTCGTTCAACTTTTGTGTTTAGCTCGTTAATAACGGCATCTTGTTTTGCTGTCATAACATAATCTTTACACCACAAAGATAGAATAATTTCTTTTAAATATCAATAGTGTTATTAATTTTGCAATGGATTTAATGGTTTTTTTATGACAAACAAAATAATGTGGAGAGGGATTGGAGCTTTGTTGTTGATGTTACTTCTTTTATCATCAAATGTTTGCGCGCAAACTGACACGTTGCTTTACCCGTTGAAAAATGTTCCGCTACTGAGTGGGAATTTCGGAGAATTGAGAGCGACGCACCTGCATACCGGGTTGGATTTTA
The window above is part of the Butyricimonas paravirosa genome. Proteins encoded here:
- the rny gene encoding ribonuclease Y: MITIIITGVIALIVGFVLGYLLINMTLKYRSKNIIKEAEAEAEVIKKDKILQAKEKFLQIKAEHEKQVNARNSKILLAENKLKQKDAELARKMEECQRKIKDAETQQETLEAQKELLEKKHAELDKFKKQQIEQLEAISGMSADQAKEKLISSLKDEAETEAMSYVNEIMEEAKMTANMEAKKIVVKTIQRVATETATENAVSIFHIDSDEIKGRIIGREGRNIRALEAATGVEIIVDDTPEAIVLSGFDPVRREIARLSLHQLVTDGRIHPARIEEVVNKVKKQIEEEIVETGKRTTIDLGIHGLHPELIRLVGKMKYRSSYGQNLLQHARETANLCAIMAAELGLNVKKAKRAGLLHDIGKVPDDEPELPHAILGMRLAEKYKEKPDICNAIGAHHEEIEMTTMIAPIVQACDAISGARPGARREVVESYIKRLKEMEDLALSYNGVVKTYAIQAGRELRVVVGSEKVSDTEAEKISYEIAKKIQDEMTYPGQVKVTVIRETRAINYAK
- a CDS encoding cell division protein ZapA → MNDKLTITLNIAGRPCVLTIEREEEEEIRKAAQLINSKIAKYREKYATADPVDFLAVTALQFTVKMLEAERRNDVEPVLDEVKKISSRLDEVVKE